One genomic region from Tolypothrix sp. PCC 7712 encodes:
- a CDS encoding plasmid mobilization protein produces MNKRSSQSLVRTRRLQALFSPIEYEMIRSKAEDASMSLAELTRRCLLLRPIPPPPPRLGRITLATYLELSRIGNNINQLAKATNTAIKMQLPPPADPKLLNELLELLRHCQREIANTFIEEADEETDDWQPD; encoded by the coding sequence ATGAACAAGCGTTCTTCTCAGTCACTCGTCCGCACCAGAAGGCTACAAGCACTATTCAGCCCCATTGAATACGAGATGATTCGCTCAAAGGCAGAAGACGCGAGCATGAGCTTGGCAGAATTAACAAGACGCTGTTTATTACTGCGACCAATCCCTCCACCACCGCCACGACTCGGTAGAATTACTCTTGCCACATACCTAGAACTTTCGCGCATTGGCAACAACATCAACCAGTTGGCTAAAGCCACAAACACCGCCATCAAAATGCAACTGCCACCACCAGCAGATCCAAAACTATTAAACGAACTCCTAGAACTGCTACGACATTGCCAACGAGAAATTGCCAACACCTTTATTGAAGAAGCAGACGAGGAAACAGATGATTGGCAACCAGACTAA